DNA from Halorarum salinum:
GGAGCAGTTCTGAGTCGGTCCGGACGGCGCGGTTCCGGGTCCGCTCGGCCGGCGCAGTTCCGAGTCCGTCCGGATCCCTACTGCTGGCCAGCAGGTCGAAGTAGCCACCATCCGTATCCTCCGCACATGTACGACGACGTTCTGCTCCCGGTCGACGGCAGCGACGGGACGGGGGCCGCGCTCGCGCACGCCGAGTCGCTCGGGACGACGTACGGCGCGACCGTCCACGTCCTCCACGTCGCCGACACGAACCGCGACAGCGTAACCACCCTCGCCGCCGGGAACACCGTGGACGTGCTCTCCGAGAAGGGGACCGAACTCGTCGAGGAGGTCTCGGCCGCGCTCGACCCGGCGGTGAGCAGGCGGACGGAGGTGTTGCAGGGGGACCCCCACGACACCATCGTGGACTACGCGAACGAGTACGGGATCGACCTGATCGTGATGGCGACGCACGGCCGGCGGGGGCTCGAGCGGTTCCTGCTCGGGAGCGTCACCGACCGGGTCGTCCGGACCGCGGACGTGCCCGTCCTGACCGTCAGGCTGGACGAGGCGGCGTAGGGGACGGGGTCACTGCAGGTACGACGGCTCCTCCGCGTCGCAGTTCTGCTCGTGTTGACGGGCGTCCTCGCGGTCGTCCAGCATGAGCCCGCACCGCTCACACCGGTACCACGTCATGTCGTCCCGCTCCGTCTCCGTGACCATGCTCGAACGTTGGACTGCTCCGGTAAATCGCTACCGGCGGCTCAGAAGTCGGGCAGGTCCTCGGGTTCCTCGAACTCGCTCTCCCACTCGACGTACTCCTCCTTCAGCACGTCACAGACGATCTGGCCGAGTTCGGTGAGGGTCGCGTTGATGGCCGACACCTGCGACCACGAGTCCAGCCAGTCGTGGAGGTCGCGCTCCTTCCAGTCCTCGGGGATGCCGGGCGCGTGATAGCCGACGCGGTCCGCGAAGTCGTCCCAGAAGAAGTCGAACCGGCTCACGAGGTCGAGGTCCTCGACGACCGTCCACTCCCCCTCGTCGAGGTCAGTGTGGGCGGCCCACTGGTCGAACGCGTCCGCCCAGGCGCCGTCCTCGAGGTACTCGGACAGTTCGTCCCGACGGTAGTCGTCGCCCCCCACCTCGGTGTCGTCGTACGTGCTCGGGTCGACGGTGCGGAGCGCCGGCGGGTCTGGCCGGTCCACGTCGAGGCTCATGCGGTGACGTTCCCCCCGCCCGGGCAAAGACTTGCCGACGGGACCGGCCGGGGCGGCTTCGCTCGGTCCGGACCTCCGTCGGGGCGGAACCTGCCCCGCCGGGCGCCGGAATTAACAGGGATCCCACGAACCCGTGGCTATGCCGACTCGACGCGACGTCCTCGCGTGCGCCGGGGCCTCGACCCTCGCCGGCGTCGCCGGCTGCGTACAGGTCGGGAGCTCCGGGCCGCCGCAGAACGGACCCGACGGCACGACCGCGACCGACGTCTACGAGGCGGTCCTCCCCTCGGTCGTCGGCGTGCAGGTCTACGGGCGTTCCGGACCCTCCCGGCAGGGCTCCGGCTTCGTCGGCCCCGGTGGCCGGGTGATCACGAACGAGCACGTCGTCGCGGGCGCCGACGAGGTGAGACTCCGCTTCGACGGCAACGAGTGGCGCGGCGCCGAGGCGCTCGGGACGGACACGTACAGCGACCTGGCCGTCCTCGACGCGACTGACCCCCCGGCGTCGGCGACGTCGCTCCCGTTCGTCGACGCGGACCCGGAGCCGCCGGTCGGGACGCCTGTGCTCGCCATCGGCTCGCCGTACGGGTTCGCCGGCTCCGCCTCGGAGGGCATCGTCAGCGGCGTCGACCGCCTGCTCCCCGCGCCGAACCAGTTCCGCATCGCCGACGCGGTCCAGACGGACGCCGCGCTCAACCCCGGAAACAGCGGGGGTCCCCTCGTCACCTTCGACGGCGAGGTGGTCGGCGTCGTCAGCTCCGCCGGCGGGGAGAACGTCGGGTTCGCCATCTCGGCGGCGCTCGCCGGGCGCGTCGTCCCTGCGCTGGCCGAGGGCGGGGAGTACGAGCACCCGTACCTGGGCGCGAGGCTCCTCGAGGTCACGCCCGCGGTGGCCGAGGCGTACGACCTCGACTCCGTCGGCGGCGTCGTCGTCGTGGACGCCGTCGCCGACGGCCCCGCGGAGGGCGTCCTCGACCCCGCCACGGGGACGACGACGGTTCGGGGGACGGAGGTCCCGACCGGCGGCGACGTGATCGTCGCGATCGCGGGCGTCCCCGTGGGTACCCAGGCGGACCTCTCGACGACGCTGGCCCTGGAGACGAGTCCCGACGAGACGGTCACCGTCACCGTCCGCCGCGGGGGCGAGGAGCGGACCGTCGAACTGACGCTCGGCGCTCGACCGGAGCCGTCCGAAACCGACCGCTGACGGGGCTCCGTCCGCGCTCCGATACCCGACCCTCCGATCCTCGACCCGATCTGCACCGCCCGGTCCGTCCCGGTTCGGGCCGGTCAGGTCCCGAGCCGGTCCGCGACGTCCTCCAGTTGCTCGCGCCGCTCCGCGACGGCGCCGTCCCGCAGTTCCTCCTCCTCCCCGGTCGGACAGACGAGGTCCGGGACCGGCGTGGGCCGGCCGTCCCCG
Protein-coding regions in this window:
- a CDS encoding universal stress protein; translation: MYDDVLLPVDGSDGTGAALAHAESLGTTYGATVHVLHVADTNRDSVTTLAAGNTVDVLSEKGTELVEEVSAALDPAVSRRTEVLQGDPHDTIVDYANEYGIDLIVMATHGRRGLERFLLGSVTDRVVRTADVPVLTVRLDEAA
- a CDS encoding DUF7128 family protein, translating into MVTETERDDMTWYRCERCGLMLDDREDARQHEQNCDAEEPSYLQ
- a CDS encoding S1C family serine protease, producing the protein MPTRRDVLACAGASTLAGVAGCVQVGSSGPPQNGPDGTTATDVYEAVLPSVVGVQVYGRSGPSRQGSGFVGPGGRVITNEHVVAGADEVRLRFDGNEWRGAEALGTDTYSDLAVLDATDPPASATSLPFVDADPEPPVGTPVLAIGSPYGFAGSASEGIVSGVDRLLPAPNQFRIADAVQTDAALNPGNSGGPLVTFDGEVVGVVSSAGGENVGFAISAALAGRVVPALAEGGEYEHPYLGARLLEVTPAVAEAYDLDSVGGVVVVDAVADGPAEGVLDPATGTTTVRGTEVPTGGDVIVAIAGVPVGTQADLSTTLALETSPDETVTVTVRRGGEERTVELTLGARPEPSETDR